Proteins encoded by one window of Streptacidiphilus sp. PB12-B1b:
- a CDS encoding FAD-dependent monooxygenase — translation MRIVCVGGGPAGLYFSIVMKQRHPDCDITVLEREAHGSTYGWGVTYWGTLLARLRQNDPPSAEAIRGASVRWDEGVAHIRGGTTTHRSDEAFGIGRHRLLEILSARAAELGVRVEFQRGVDSLDQLPEADLVVAGDGVNSRIRQLYAEHFGTAVTEGRNRYVWLGTSKVFDSFTFSFVETPHGWIWFYGYAFSGETSTCIVECSPETWSGLGLDRLGDEEGTALLERLFAAQLDGHPLLRQATGTGAQWLSFRTLTNRSWHHGNVVLLGDAAHTTHYSIGAGTVLALEDAIGLAEALCEQTELSAALAAYERGRRYAILSTQSAARYSARWYENIHRYARLTPDQLFALLGQRHSPLLPYLPPRLYYRLNRAAESATVLRRLRARLGHRLARSLHARQQPTDAVSGTPAVAADSLTPN, via the coding sequence ATGCGGATCGTGTGCGTTGGCGGCGGCCCGGCCGGCCTCTACTTCTCGATCGTGATGAAGCAGCGGCACCCGGACTGCGACATCACCGTCCTGGAGCGCGAGGCCCACGGCTCCACCTACGGCTGGGGGGTGACGTACTGGGGCACCCTGCTCGCCCGCCTGCGCCAGAACGACCCGCCGAGCGCCGAGGCGATCCGCGGCGCCTCGGTGCGCTGGGACGAGGGCGTGGCCCACATCCGCGGCGGGACGACCACGCACCGCTCGGACGAGGCGTTCGGCATCGGACGGCACCGGCTGCTGGAGATCCTCTCCGCACGCGCCGCCGAACTGGGCGTCCGCGTCGAGTTCCAGCGCGGGGTGGACAGCCTGGACCAACTGCCCGAGGCCGATCTCGTCGTCGCCGGCGACGGCGTCAACAGCCGGATCCGCCAGCTGTACGCGGAGCACTTCGGCACTGCTGTGACCGAAGGCCGGAACCGGTACGTCTGGTTGGGCACGAGCAAGGTCTTCGACTCCTTCACCTTCTCCTTCGTGGAGACCCCGCACGGCTGGATCTGGTTCTACGGCTACGCCTTCAGCGGCGAGACGAGCACCTGCATCGTCGAGTGCTCCCCCGAGACCTGGTCCGGGCTCGGCCTGGACCGGCTCGGCGACGAGGAGGGCACCGCTCTGCTGGAGCGACTCTTCGCCGCCCAACTCGACGGTCACCCGCTGCTCCGGCAGGCCACCGGTACCGGCGCGCAGTGGCTGAGCTTCCGGACGCTGACCAACCGGAGCTGGCACCACGGCAATGTGGTCCTGCTCGGGGACGCGGCCCACACCACGCACTACTCCATCGGCGCCGGAACCGTCCTGGCCCTGGAGGACGCCATCGGGCTCGCCGAAGCACTCTGCGAGCAAACGGAGTTGAGCGCCGCTCTGGCCGCCTACGAGCGCGGACGCCGGTACGCCATCCTCTCCACGCAGAGCGCGGCCCGCTACAGCGCCCGCTGGTACGAGAACATCCACCGCTACGCCCGGCTGACGCCCGATCAACTCTTCGCGCTGCTCGGCCAGCGCCACTCCCCGCTGCTGCCGTACCTCCCGCCACGGCTGTACTACCGGCTGAACCGAGCGGCGGAGTCCGCCACCGTTCTGCGTCGGCTGCGCGCCCGCCTCGGACACCGCCTCGCCCGCTCGCTGCACGCCCGACAGCAGCCCACGGACGCGGTGAGCGGCACGCCCGCCGTGGCGGCCGACAGCCTGACCCCGAACTGA
- a CDS encoding polysaccharide deacetylase family protein translates to MPHLASTIRAARRNAATALHSRRSVVAVVAAALALGLSGCNGYQATSPATARKQTPATGAAAAFAQGPNGPVDCRRAKCVAITFDTGPSIRTPQILSILRTYHVHATFFTIGQNVMKYPATAKAMAAQGNEMETLTWDHQILTSISKDDVRKEIVQGRAAVKQVTGEVPGLLRPPQGRTSDAITAVCRDLGMAEVEWTATASDFETTDPALITQRILGQTKPDGIILLHDHVDPTNHGYNGTVAALPGIISALQAKGYTFVTVSQLLAPGKPQPGLVYK, encoded by the coding sequence GTGCCGCATCTTGCCTCGACCATCCGTGCTGCCCGGCGGAACGCGGCTACGGCGCTCCACTCCCGCCGCTCGGTCGTCGCCGTGGTCGCGGCTGCGCTGGCCCTGGGGTTGTCCGGATGCAACGGCTACCAGGCGACCTCCCCGGCCACGGCCAGGAAGCAGACTCCGGCCACGGGCGCCGCGGCGGCGTTCGCGCAGGGCCCGAACGGCCCGGTCGACTGCCGCAGGGCGAAGTGCGTGGCGATCACCTTCGACACCGGGCCGAGCATCCGCACGCCGCAGATCCTGAGCATCCTGCGGACCTACCACGTGCACGCCACCTTCTTCACCATCGGCCAGAACGTCATGAAGTACCCGGCGACGGCCAAGGCCATGGCCGCGCAGGGCAACGAGATGGAGACGCTCACCTGGGACCACCAGATCCTGACCAGCATCAGCAAGGACGACGTCCGCAAGGAGATCGTCCAGGGACGGGCCGCCGTGAAGCAGGTGACCGGCGAGGTGCCCGGGCTGCTGCGCCCGCCGCAGGGCCGCACCAGCGACGCGATCACCGCGGTCTGCCGCGATCTCGGCATGGCGGAGGTCGAATGGACGGCCACCGCCTCGGACTTCGAGACGACCGACCCGGCGCTGATCACCCAGCGGATCCTCGGCCAGACCAAACCCGACGGGATCATCCTGCTGCACGACCACGTCGACCCCACCAACCACGGCTACAACGGCACTGTGGCCGCGCTCCCGGGCATCATCTCCGCGCTCCAGGCCAAGGGCTACACCTTCGTCACCGTCTCCCAGCTGCTCGCGCCCGGAAAGCCGCAGCCCGGGCTGGTGTACAAGTAG
- a CDS encoding TetR/AcrR family transcriptional regulator: protein MPRVSQAHLDARRQQIVDAARARFASHGFARTSMADIVTESGLSNGAIYRYFTSKDEIVVAVCEQGSEALPKALTAEAVEGFLERVRALARETDHARLVAQIYAEAAVSPSLAAVVRQQLSAMRAAIAALVPDRRRGRAEEIAEAFVAISGGYNQQLAVRGDVDPAPFAAALMAIVNGV, encoded by the coding sequence ATGCCCAGGGTCAGTCAGGCGCACCTTGACGCTCGCCGCCAGCAGATCGTGGACGCCGCCCGTGCCAGGTTCGCCAGCCACGGCTTCGCCCGCACGTCCATGGCCGACATCGTCACCGAGTCCGGGCTCTCCAACGGAGCCATCTACCGGTACTTCACCAGCAAGGACGAGATCGTCGTCGCCGTCTGCGAGCAGGGCAGCGAGGCGCTGCCGAAGGCGCTCACGGCCGAGGCCGTCGAGGGCTTCCTCGAGCGGGTACGCGCTCTGGCGCGCGAGACGGACCATGCCCGGCTGGTGGCCCAGATCTATGCCGAGGCCGCGGTGTCGCCGTCGCTGGCTGCGGTCGTGCGGCAGCAGCTCTCCGCCATGCGGGCCGCAATCGCCGCCTTGGTGCCCGACCGTCGGCGTGGGCGGGCCGAGGAGATCGCCGAAGCGTTCGTGGCCATCAGTGGCGGCTACAACCAGCAACTGGCCGTCCGCGGCGACGTGGACCCTGCCCCCTTCGCCGCGGCGCTGATGGCGATCGTCAACGGCGTCTGA
- a CDS encoding 3D domain-containing protein: MATAAVAVCTLLLGSPASAHVTAARQAEAASSLPACPFWASGITPPPRTTTPWVPPLQTASAVNFSTRPAAPTITGSLVNGQVTVTVSPVPNAVAYKVWRDGVDIGYISYWGQTGPLTVTDTAPCQGASYDVVAMYDTSNSDASLGQLSVPYWLGADGTLAPGAGDVAVGTQIPMMVTSYDNTGQTASGYNAQLGVCATDPRVIPWGTYFTIPGYGTCYAGDLGTWIQNDTVDVWLPDAQANNWGVQDKTVTVIANPYAGGAAPTPSASASSSPTPTPTPTPTPTVTPTPTPTVTPSPSASASASPTTGGTCAAAWSASTTYARGAVVSYSGANYTATFGSTGAVPGAPTSWAVWTADGACG, from the coding sequence ATGGCCACGGCCGCCGTCGCCGTCTGCACCCTGCTGCTCGGGTCGCCCGCCTCCGCCCATGTCACGGCCGCCCGGCAGGCCGAGGCGGCGAGTTCGCTGCCCGCCTGTCCGTTCTGGGCGTCCGGGATCACTCCGCCGCCCCGCACCACCACGCCCTGGGTGCCACCGCTGCAGACCGCCTCCGCCGTGAACTTCTCCACCCGGCCGGCCGCTCCCACGATCACCGGTTCGCTGGTGAACGGACAGGTCACCGTCACCGTGAGCCCGGTGCCCAACGCCGTTGCCTACAAGGTGTGGCGCGACGGAGTGGACATCGGCTACATCAGCTACTGGGGTCAGACCGGCCCGCTGACCGTCACCGACACCGCACCCTGCCAGGGCGCGTCCTATGACGTCGTGGCCATGTACGACACCAGCAACTCGGACGCCTCGCTCGGCCAACTCTCCGTGCCCTACTGGCTCGGCGCGGACGGGACGCTCGCGCCCGGTGCGGGCGACGTCGCGGTCGGAACCCAGATCCCGATGATGGTCACCTCGTACGACAACACCGGCCAGACGGCCTCCGGTTACAACGCCCAGCTCGGCGTCTGCGCCACCGACCCGCGGGTGATTCCGTGGGGCACGTACTTCACCATTCCGGGGTACGGCACCTGCTACGCGGGCGACCTCGGCACCTGGATCCAGAACGACACCGTCGACGTCTGGCTGCCCGACGCGCAGGCGAACAACTGGGGCGTGCAGGACAAGACGGTCACGGTGATCGCCAACCCCTACGCGGGTGGAGCCGCACCGACCCCCTCGGCATCGGCCTCCTCCAGCCCGACGCCCACGCCGACGCCCACGCCCACTCCGACGGTCACGCCCACCCCGACTCCGACCGTGACACCGTCCCCCTCGGCCAGTGCCTCCGCCTCGCCCACGACCGGCGGGACCTGCGCAGCGGCCTGGAGCGCGTCCACCACCTACGCGCGGGGCGCCGTCGTCTCCTACAGCGGCGCGAACTACACCGCGACCTTCGGGTCGACCGGCGCCGTCCCGGGCGCCCCGACCTCCTGGGCCGTGTGGACCGCCGACGGAGCCTGCGGCTGA